Part of the Lotus japonicus ecotype B-129 chromosome 6, LjGifu_v1.2 genome, gGTATTATCTTTGCGATTGGTCACCAGAATGCTTGTGGCGAAGGAGATGTCATCCTCCCACATGTAATCAATTCCCTTTATTGATTGATGATGAAGTCCTATAACAACAAGCTCTCCCCTGTATCGAAACCTGTCGCCAATTTTGATACCTTCAATAGCTCCTAGTTGCTTTTTAGTGTTTTCGCATTGTGACTTATCCCTCATTCTCTGTATTGTCTCATTCAGCGCTTTGATTTGTGAGACTGATTCTCCTTTGGCTTTATATTCCTCTCTAATTTGGAGATGTGTTTCCGCAAACCTTGCTAATACTCTGTTCACTTTTCTGCATTTGAGAGCCGCATCATTTCTCCTGGAAGTcatggatgaagaagatgatgatgaacctTTCATGTCGCAACCCGGGACGACGCTAAAAGGTTAAAGTTTAGGTGATTCGCCGCCAATATTTTTAAAGCGGGAAACATTAAAAACCCCATAAAGTTATGTGCGAGAGTCAATTATGCGTAGGGAAGATACTAGAACCCTACGACATCCGTTTATAAAACGGTTACCCCCAAAAAAGTATGTTTGTAGTACATATTTAAATTCAATAAATTAAGGCAATATAGATTTATATAATTAACAATTTGTGCCTGACAAGCATTTTAGGATTGCGCCTATATATCCCATGTTGTGCAATGGGGTCTTCTATGCCACAAAGTTTTGAGGGCTTAAATGAAATTTTATTTGGGGTTTCTGATGGGAAGACTTTCGGCCTACCTATTCTTTTTAGAGAAACATAAGGCAACATAGTTCTGAGGAAAAGCTTGAAAAAACTTGACTTGAAAGGATTGGAGAAAGCTTGATTACGAACGACTTGAAGaagcttgagcttgagcttgactATGAAAGGCTTGAAGAAATCGGAGCTTGAAAGACTTAAAAAGCCGGAACTTGAATATTAAGCTGGCAAAGAAGCAAAAATATCAGAGTCTACAAGAGAAACGACTTCAGGAGGAGTCTCCTCAGTCCACACTAAACCGGCGAATGAGACAGCATTCCTTGAAAAAGAACTTCTAACCTGAAGAATGATAATTTAAATTTACAATGACACAAGAGTATCTTTGAAATTTGTTGTATTCTATTTTATTACTATTTAGGATATTTGATATTGATgtattttgtgaaaatatatCTTGTCACTTTTCCATTATTTgattttgtgttttgtttttatctagTTTATTAACTTTTAGGTTTTTAAGCGTTAGTTATCTTAATATTaatgatttttatatatttcctttaaacaaatcaaatatgAATAAAGGAAAGGAAAAGTTAAAAAAACTATCCTAACGAATTCATGGtagctgctgctgctgcagctgcatcttttattttgaatttatttctcgttttattaatataatgcATAAATCTAAAACAAAAggaaacctaatctaataatatatGTGAGAAAGAAACGCTGTTGTACCAGAGAGAAGAGAGACACCTCCATGGACATAAGAAGAAGACCGCCTAAACAGCAACAGCACGGCGTTGGCCTGAAAAGGAGATGTGTCCTGCCACCAACACAGCGGCTGCAAGGTTGCGGCGATGATTGATTGTTTTGATATGGAGAAGCAGATGGCCTCTCGATGAAGACAAGGACATTGGAGGCAGAAAGACCGGCCACAGAAGACAAGGAAATTTGTTCATTGGTATATTTGTATACATTAACTGATAATTAAGTTTGCTTGTAATACTCAAACAACTTGCAATGATATAGATACATACATGACACAAGCAGTACTAAACCCTAATCACGAAAGCATACATAACATATTTGCCAAGTAAAGGGAAGAGAATTAGCATGAAATTCACAAGTTCAACATGTAAAGGGACAAGAGTTACCTGCGTGATGCAAAATTGTAAACATTGCTTTTCGTCTTGCACATTCTGCACAATCTAACAACAAGGATGAAGCTTATTCTCACACTCAGAATAACTGAGTTTTAGAATTGTGGCTGAAAGATAGAACCACAACTCGTAAGTTACTATTTTCTCTTTCACTCTAGTTTATCACCAAAGCCTCTCTATTTATAGTCGTTCGCTTAGGGTTTCTTGTTCCCTACTCTATTAAGATTTGATCTTCTTTTATTCTGAAATTTGATAagatttcatttaatttaaaaatacctttgaattttagttttcgatgtataaaaaaaatctttgaaTTTTATGAAGAAACGCAATTAAATTCGTTCTTTAGAACATTCTAAATTATATCTTTTAGAATCTTTCGAATTATTATCTTCTAGAATATTATTATCTTCTGTTATTCTTGTTTAATTacttatttattaatatttccaATTTCAGTGAAACAGAAACAACACAAATCGGACTAATGAAAGGAAAGGGAATGCAAGAGAACGAGAGTAAGAGACTATAAACTATAAAGTAATGATATGTAAGATGAGATTGCGAATCACAGTTGTTACAACGATCATCTATGACATCTTTATCGGCGTAAATTATGGCCGCGAAAAAGGTTCAACATTTACCACGCCAGGTGTACTCGCCGGTGAAGCCTTTACCGACTCCGATGCAACTTTGAACTGCAAAGTTGCGGTTGCCGGTAAATGTGTTTGCGGCTTTTTTTATTGCCGCTAAAAGAGCTTTTAATTGTTGTTGCGTTAGTTActtctcttccttttttttttttgaacagtacTTGTCTTTCTTCACTCCTAAGTCGTGTTTACCGTTTCACATATGTGAAATATAATGCGTTACATTATTCTGTTGACCATCCAATTAATTTACTCTTCATGATTTTCAAATAAGTCAAAATCCAATTGATTTGCTTTCCCTTAGGTTCTGAACGTGGCGATAATTCCTCCAGCAAATTAGTATATGTTGCTTTTAATTTATTGGAATTAAATCAGCCTTGACAAATCCATCACAATAAATTGTGGAAGCTGACCATATTGCTGGACCGAAAATAAAAGTTTGCTTAGTGATAAGCGTAAATTAGTCCTGAACTCCTTCATCATTCATCACACTCAACCCTTATGTAccttaactcttaccacttgagctaactttCAGAGACTTCTTCTATTCATTTTCTAGGCAATATATTTTTTGTAAATGCTTCATACGGATTACCGTTTCACATATATGAAATAATGTCAATTATTCACTTTCAATCTGTTACATTATCCTGTTGACTCCATTCATTTTGcacctttattttttatttatatctctaGTCTCTACCGATCAAATCGCTGATCAAGTTTAtactctttctcttctttcttctcatcTCTCTTACTTCACCTCTTTACACCTAAAAAATGAgtttgaaaaaatattattgaaagGTTATTGTTCTCATATTCTGTCCTAATCCTAATGGTTACCTCAATTCAATAAGTGGGTCCCACATATTAGCTCAGTCTGCAAGCAGtcacggatccagaaattttatgTAGTGATGGcaaaatatacatataaattcgtaatagaaaaaattaacatatacaATTAGAGGTGAgaacattttttaccaaaagaGACACGAGTCaaaacattttttaccaaaggaacaacaaaaaaccacatatttttactactcaagtgagagCATTTAACAATGTGCGgcacaagtgagggcatttagcaatATGAGACATAAGTGACGGCaatatttatcaaagaaatcataaaaaaccacatacttttactactcaaatttttttctaatgcaTTTTTTCATATTCAAGTGAGGGCATTGCCCTCATACTTGTTTACTTAGATCTGTCACTGTCTGCAAGGGTTCTTTTCTTTATGTTCATTCTGCAACTTAGGGTTCTATCAGTGACGACTAGCTACTGCTGCAATTATAGCTATAGGTTCTGCTTTTTGCTTATAAGACTCATCTAGAAAATCTAGAAAATAGGAACTAAACTAAAGAGTGCTTTTCGCGACTGCAATTGTATACAGTGTTATAAAACTCGAATCGGTCATCGACTCGGTCAAGGCACTGGATTAATTGGTTGATGGTTGAACCACTGGATCACTGGTTGAATCGTTTAAACCGgtgtgttttaaaaaaaattaaaatattatactAACTCTTtgtataaaattaaatacattttaagAAACATATTAAATTAGAATGAGTATTTTAATTCATaacatattaattaaaatagtaAATATTGCGctaataactatatatataattatgtaTTTAGTTAACTAGAATAAAaatatggcttaattgcaactttgttccccgacgtttaccaatgccacgattttggtccccccacctaatttaattacatggatggtctcCGACGTTGTAGGttgtgtgcaacgttagtcctaccgtttatttcttatcGGAGGAGGCTTAATTACATAgacgtccagttggagagagaaaggaggtctgaggagagagggaagcacgtgagatTAAGGTGTTAAGCTCATGCACTTAACTACAACAACTCAAAACATTAGTTCTCTTCCCTCCTTTCTGGTCCAGAATTGCTCTAAGGTCACATGTAGTACCTACACAGCACGTACAGAGCCAGAGTAATGGAGGATTCCCATTATGGAGGTGGTGGCCATGGAGGCCGAGAAGAAGAAACTTGGTTTCTCTTCTCCCCATCCTTTTCCTCCTTCCCTGCGCACCTTTAGGCAACGTGAAAGGCATATAAATATTCCAGTACATCGCAGAGATCAATTTTGATACACAGGACAACCTAGAACTCAACAAATTTATCATGCATGTTCATTACTTAGTTTAATTCGAAAGTGAGATGCTCAGGGCCTAAAACTACATTTTTCATGTCCTAAATGCAGAAACAGAGCTCAAAAACACGTTCAGGAAGGTCAGAACGAACCAGAGATTGATTATGCGATTTTCTTGCTCGCTGGAGAAGATGACCGGAGCGGCGTCGTTCGCAGCGTTTGAGGAATCTGGGACCAGGGGCAGATGCGCCTCGCTTCCAGGAAGAGAATGGAGGTGTTCTCGTGCAGTGGGTCGATCGAAGGAGGGAGAAACATGCGGTTACAGGGCGTGAAATGTCGTCGGCAACTAGGCAGCGTCGCCGGAGAGCTTGAAGCGTCTTGTTCTTCGCAATTTCTTACCCAGAACTTGTCAAATTGCGCCTAGAATTATCCTGTGATCTTCCAGAAACACAATGGGACAAATTTGGAGAGGAATTGATGAGAGAAAGTGAAGAATCGAAGAGATGAAGCTTTGGAACTCACGTGCTTCGCTCTCTCCTCagacctcctttctctctccaactggacaTTCACGTAAGTCTCATCcgttaagaaataaacggtaggactaacgttgcacacgacctacaacgtcggggaccatatccatgtaattaaattaggcgGGGGCCCAAAATCGTGGTATTGGTAAACGTcgaggaccaaagttgcaattaagtcTAAAAATATTTACTTAAAAAGACTAtctataattatattttaatttttattaaatataaaaagactatctctaattatatttttacttttatttaaaaaattaaaaaaaatagtttatccttattttttcattatttactcttttatttttattcatgtAGA contains:
- the LOC130722983 gene encoding YDG domain-containing protein At5g47150-like, with translation MKGSSSSSSSMTSRRNDAALKCRKVNRVLARFAETHLQIREEYKAKGESVSQIKALNETIQRMRDKSQCENTKKQLGAIEGIKIGDRFRYRGELVVIGLHHQSIKGIDYMWEDDISFATSILVTNRKDNTIVLY